Part of the Methanomassiliicoccales archaeon genome, TAAATAGTATGTTTTTATAATATTTTAAATAATTATTATATATAAAGATTAGTTTATTTTTAATTTCGAAAAAGAGTCAATAATAATTATATTTTTAAAAAGCATAAGAACTATTCCGAATGCAGATGAATTCCGAAGTAGAATGTCCTGTTTGCGATTGTAGAGCCCCTTACAATTCAAAGAAATGTCCAAATTGTGGTTCGGATTTGGGTATGGCGAGCATCGATGATCTGGAAAGAGTCGCTTATGAAATTGCGAATAATAAATCTAATAAATTAACAAAATCAGATATGGTCACATCAAAAGCTGAAGCAGATACGGAACTTAAAATAGATGTTAAAAGTTATGATATGAAAGAATATGAAAAGTCGACAACTCTTTCTTTCGCTTCCAAATCAGGTGAGAGTAAATTAGATGAGGGAAGAACTCTTGAAGAGCAAGAAAAAGAAGATGCTTATAAAGATAAAGAACCAAAAAAAGGATTAAGTCGATTATTCGGGAAGAAGAAAAAATAATTCTTATCGTATCCGAGGTAAATTGGTTTGACAGATTTAAAAATCAGAAAAAGAAAAAGATTACGTGAAAAAGAGATTTCCAACTTAGCAAACGAAATATCCAATCGTTTAGGTTGCAAAGTATTTAATACTAATGATACAGTAGACATAGCCGAAAGTCCTGGCATGGAACTTATTTTTGTGGATGGCCAGGTACTTGGATTTATACGACATGGTAAAGCCTTCCTTTCTATTCGTGGTCTTCTCAAGTATCAGGCAACAAAAGCCTTCGTGACAGTTGATATGGGCGCTGTTCGATTCATTGTTAATGGAGCAGATGTAATGGGACCAGGAATATTGGACGCAGACGAATCCATCCAGATCGGAGATTTGGTATGGGTAAGAGACGAGCGAAATAAAAAGCCACTAGCAGTTGGAGAGGCGCTTATTTCAGGTCTAGAAATGAAAACAAGAAGACCAGGAAAGGCTATAAAAAATCTATTATTCGTTGGAGATAAATTATGGAAGCTTAATGAGGATCTTAAATGAAAGCCTCAGCCATTAGGTTCAAGTATTTATATTCGCCAAAGGATACCATTTGTAGAGGGATGGCATGGCGTTGTTAAAGAAGCCTTTTATCAGGAGCAAGGAAGATGTTCAAGCCGTGGAAGCGGATCAGTATATAGATTTAGGCCAATTAAATTTTGAAGAGGAAAATCCGTTGGGCGGCAAAGGAATGATAAAAATAGCAGAGATATATAGATATGAAGATATAAATCCAGTAGTTCAGCCAGCATATGCGGGTAATATTGTAATAATTGACTATTCAGCTATTGCGAACGATGAGTTGACCTTAAAGAGAATTACCAATGAACTTAAAGCAGTAGCCAGGGATACTAATGGAGATGTTGCAGCTATAGGTCATAATCTGATAGTAGTTTCTCCGAATGGAATTAAGATTGATCGACATAAAATTAAGGGTGGCTTTGCTTAAGCCATCCTTGTTTAATTTAACAACATTTCATCTTTTTGAGTAGCTGCAACATTCTATAAATAGCAAAATATATTTAGTCTAGTGGCTTCTTTCAAAGTAATCCACGATAGTGTCCATGGCAGTGTAAAAGTAGAAGGTGTTTTCTTAAAACTCTTGGCTACACCTGAATTCCAAAGGTTACACGGAATAAATCAATTGGGTTTAGCTCATTTAGTTTTCCCCGGTGCTCACCATACTCGGTTAGAGCATTCTCTTGGCACCTTTTATATCGCTTCAAAAATGGTTGATATGCTGAATATAAAAAAAGATGAGAGGAAAGAAGTTCTTGCTGCAGCGTTGTTGCATGATTTAGGCCACGCACCTTTTTCGCATACCTTAGAAGAGATAATGGTTAATAGACTAGGTCTAAATCATGTTGATTTGTCGCAAAAGATAATCTTAGGTGAATTAAGTTGCCTGAATAGTGAAGAATCTAGATATTTAAGCGGCCACACGAGCATAAAGGAGGTTCTAGAAGAAGAAGGCATATCACCTCAAAAAGTGTGTTCACTAGTGGCTCTGCCAATTTGTCCAGAGACGCCAGGCCAAAGTGTATTGGAGGTCGAAAATGGGCAGGCTCATTTTGGACGGGCAAATTATCTACATCAAATTATTCATGGACCCATCGATGCAGATCAAATGGACTATCTATTAAGAGATGCACATTATACTGGTGTCGCTCACGGCGTCATCGACTTAGACAGGCTTCTACAGACAATTACCGTTCATCACGGAGACATTGTTGTGCATAAAAATGGAATGGTAGCAGTTGAGGGATTATTAGTTGCAAGGGCTTTAATGTACACTTCGGTTTATTTTCATAAGACAGTCCGGATAGCTGAAATGATGCTTTGCAAAGCAGTGGAAATGTCTGACCCATCATTGTTTCATAATATTCATCGTGAAACAGATAGTAGTTTAAGTGAGAAGTTAATTTCACAAGGAGGTTTTTCTGCGAGATTAATAACTAAATTGAAATATAGAGAACTTTATAAAAAGTGCTTTTCACTTTCTATGACTGACATGAGTGAAGAAGATTTAGACAACCTTTTAGGTTTAACGGATTATAAAAAAAGAAAAGAAAAGGAGGAAGAAATCGCATTTAAGTCAGGAGTCCACGTTTCTGAAGTAATCATTGATATACCATCACGAGAATTGTTAATTTCAGAGCCTAGAATAGATAAAACAGAAGTTCCAATTTTAGATGATTTTAAGGTGCGCCCTCTCTCGAAGTATAGTCCTCTTGCTAAAGCGCTTCAATCTAGAAGTGTTTTTGATTGGGCGATCATGGTATCGTGTCCAGACCGCTATAAATCAGAAGTTGGAAAAGTGGCAGCTAAGGTAATATTTGATTAATATGAAAATCGTCAGGTATATGCAAAATAATAAAATTAAAGAATTCGATTCAACCTTTCATTACCCCTATAGGTCTGAGTCTCGCTACTGGTTTTGAAAGACCGGCACCTTTGACAACGGCAATTACATCATCAATATCTTTATAAGCACCAGGAGCTTCTTCTAATATTCCATCTTTAGTACTTGCTTTGATGTATATACCCTTGCTTTCAAGCTGTTGACGAATATCATTCACGCTATACTTACGGGTAGCCGAAGCTCTTGACATTAATCTTCCCGCACCATGGCATGTGGAACCAAAAGCTTCTTTCATTACCTGTTCCGTACCAACAAGAACGTAAGAACCAGCACCCATATCTCCTGGTATAATTACTGGTTGACCAATGGATCTATACTTATTCGGCACATCGGGATGGTCTTTTGGAAAAGAGCGCGTAGCACCTTTGCGATGAACATAAACTCTCTTCTTACGGCCATCAATCTCATAATTTTCCACTTTAGCGATATTGTGGGCTACGTCGTATACCTGGAACATTCCCAAGTCTTCTGCGTTTGTCTTAAAAGTTTGCTCAAAACTCTGTCTCGCCCAATGGAGTATCATTTGCCTATTTGCCCATGCATAGTTCGCTCCACATGCCATAGCATCAAAATAATCTATCCCAGCCTTGGTTTTAACGCCAGCGCAAGCTAGCTGACGGTCAGGTAAATTTAATCCCACCTCTCGAATGTGTCGTTCCATTATCTGTAAATAATCCGTGGCGATTTGATGACCGCATCCCCTTGAACCACAATGAATAGTTATTGTAATCTGACCTTTCTGTTCTATTCCAAAAATTTTAGCCGCTTTAGGATCAAATATCGTTTCGACTTCATCTATTTCTAAAAAATGATTCCCTGATCCCAAAGAACCCACTTGAGGAATCCCCCTTTCTTTAGCCTTCTTACTAACTTTAGATGGGTCAGCATTTTTCATCCTCCCCCCTTCTTCTGTCGCTTCTAAATCTTTCTCCCAGCCATATCCATTTCTTACAGCCCACTCTGCTCCTTCAAGCAAAATTTGATCGATTTGGTTTGCTGCAACTCTTGTTACACCTTCTGAACCAACTCCAGCTGGAATATTTTTGAATAGTATTGCCATGAGCTCTTTTATCTTCGGTTTTACATCGGAGGACATCAATTCTGTGCGTACCAATCTTACTCCGCAATTAATGTCAAAACCTATTCCACCAGGTGAAATTACTCCTTCTTCGGCATCCATCGCTGCCACTCCACCAATTGGGAAACCATACCCCCAATGAATATCTGGCATAGCGAGAGATTTCCCCACAATTCCAGGTAAACAGGCCACATTTGCAGCCTGTTCTGGGGCATTGTCATCACGTATATGTTGAATCATTTTTTCATTTGCAAAAATGATAGCCGAAGTCCGCATACAGCTCTTATATGTTTGTGGGATTTCCCATCTGTAATCATCTAATTTGTTCAGCGGGCCATTCCATGTCATTTGCCAACACCTTTAATCTCATCATTATCTGGATAGATAAATTTTAGTGGAATTCTACTGAATAATGTAATCAAGATTTGATTATTGCCTCCCCAGATTTGAAATAATATTATATAATAATACAGTTTTAGATGCTAGCAGGAAATCAATATTGGTCATTAATTTCATTGTTCATTGCTTTTCTATCCTTAGCGTTAGGGCTATTCGTCATCCGTACTGGTAATAGGAACAAAGCTCCTCTTGTGTTCTTTATCACAATGCTTTTAATGTTCATAGGCGGCGTGGTTGATTTTACTTTTATGAATGCGCCGAATCATTTTATTGCCGTAATAATGGCGCGGCTTTTACTTTTTATATTAATAATGGCAGGTGCAGCCTTTTTTTATCTTTCTACTTTTCTGCCGTACGAAAAATCAAGCGGTTGGTTTCATGATAGTTGGTGGTTGCTTTTTACTTTGGTCGGGGTTGTTGCAACTATTGCGGCTTTTATCCTCGAACCTGAAGACGTCAGTCGAACAAGCTATGGTTGGGGGATAACCCGTTCTGCAGCTTTGGCTACATGGTCTTTTAGCTTAGTTTTTTTGGTACTTTCGGCGAATGTTATGCTAGCCTTAGTTTCACGCACAGCCTCAGATAAAAAAGTTAGAGCGCAAATAGCCGTGGTAGCTCTTGCCGTTAGCTCTCCAGTCATATACGGACTTCTTTACGCAATACTTGAAGAATTAAAGATTGACATACCTCCCATACTTTCACCCGGATTTCTAATTTCAGCTCTTTTGATGGCATATGCTGTGCTTCGTTATCGTCTTTTTATCATCAATGTAGCGATTTCAAATGCCTCAAAAGCAACAAAGAGTACAACGAACGAATATGGCATGGTCCAAGTTTACTTAGAGAAGAAGGGAGAAAAAGCTTTAGCATTTTTCGTGAGCATGCTTGCAAAAGGTTCACCAGGGGCGATAATTAGCCGCACTCATCCAGACATTCTGAAAGAAAAATACAAATTAGAAGGTGTTCCAATAATCTGGCTAGCACAACAACCAGGAGAAGGAAGATTAGATCCAGCTAATTTAAGTATATTGCAACATTCAATTTCACAAGTATTTAAGAATCACCCAGGAGCAATAGTTCTCTTAGAAGGGGTGGAATACCTCATAGCAAATAACACCTTTGATAATGTATTAAAAATGTTGTTTGCAATAGAAGATGAAGTTGTAATCCATGGCGGCCTATTGATATTGACTATTGATCCAGAAGTATTAACTCAACGTAATTTAGCAATTTTTCTCCGTGATTTTCATGTGATGGAACCAGAATAAAGGGGCCGGGACCGAGATTTGAACTCGGGTCTAGGGATCCACAGTCCCACAGGATAACCAGACTACCCCATCCCGGCCGTTTC contains:
- a CDS encoding PUA domain-containing protein, with protein sequence MTDLKIRKRKRLREKEISNLANEISNRLGCKVFNTNDTVDIAESPGMELIFVDGQVLGFIRHGKAFLSIRGLLKYQATKAFVTVDMGAVRFIVNGADVMGPGILDADESIQIGDLVWVRDERNKKPLAVGEALISGLEMKTRRPGKAIKNLLFVGDKLWKLNEDLK
- the sepF gene encoding cell division protein SepF, which translates into the protein MALLKKPFIRSKEDVQAVEADQYIDLGQLNFEEENPLGGKGMIKIAEIYRYEDINPVVQPAYAGNIVIIDYSAIANDELTLKRITNELKAVARDTNGDVAAIGHNLIVVSPNGIKIDRHKIKGGFA
- a CDS encoding HD domain-containing protein, coding for MASFKVIHDSVHGSVKVEGVFLKLLATPEFQRLHGINQLGLAHLVFPGAHHTRLEHSLGTFYIASKMVDMLNIKKDERKEVLAAALLHDLGHAPFSHTLEEIMVNRLGLNHVDLSQKIILGELSCLNSEESRYLSGHTSIKEVLEEEGISPQKVCSLVALPICPETPGQSVLEVENGQAHFGRANYLHQIIHGPIDADQMDYLLRDAHYTGVAHGVIDLDRLLQTITVHHGDIVVHKNGMVAVEGLLVARALMYTSVYFHKTVRIAEMMLCKAVEMSDPSLFHNIHRETDSSLSEKLISQGGFSARLITKLKYRELYKKCFSLSMTDMSEEDLDNLLGLTDYKKRKEKEEEIAFKSGVHVSEVIIDIPSRELLISEPRIDKTEVPILDDFKVRPLSKYSPLAKALQSRSVFDWAIMVSCPDRYKSEVGKVAAKVIFD
- a CDS encoding RtcB family protein; the protein is MTWNGPLNKLDDYRWEIPQTYKSCMRTSAIIFANEKMIQHIRDDNAPEQAANVACLPGIVGKSLAMPDIHWGYGFPIGGVAAMDAEEGVISPGGIGFDINCGVRLVRTELMSSDVKPKIKELMAILFKNIPAGVGSEGVTRVAANQIDQILLEGAEWAVRNGYGWEKDLEATEEGGRMKNADPSKVSKKAKERGIPQVGSLGSGNHFLEIDEVETIFDPKAAKIFGIEQKGQITITIHCGSRGCGHQIATDYLQIMERHIREVGLNLPDRQLACAGVKTKAGIDYFDAMACGANYAWANRQMILHWARQSFEQTFKTNAEDLGMFQVYDVAHNIAKVENYEIDGRKKRVYVHRKGATRSFPKDHPDVPNKYRSIGQPVIIPGDMGAGSYVLVGTEQVMKEAFGSTCHGAGRLMSRASATRKYSVNDIRQQLESKGIYIKASTKDGILEEAPGAYKDIDDVIAVVKGAGLSKPVARLRPIGVMKG
- a CDS encoding DUF835 domain-containing protein translates to MLAGNQYWSLISLFIAFLSLALGLFVIRTGNRNKAPLVFFITMLLMFIGGVVDFTFMNAPNHFIAVIMARLLLFILIMAGAAFFYLSTFLPYEKSSGWFHDSWWLLFTLVGVVATIAAFILEPEDVSRTSYGWGITRSAALATWSFSLVFLVLSANVMLALVSRTASDKKVRAQIAVVALAVSSPVIYGLLYAILEELKIDIPPILSPGFLISALLMAYAVLRYRLFIINVAISNASKATKSTTNEYGMVQVYLEKKGEKALAFFVSMLAKGSPGAIISRTHPDILKEKYKLEGVPIIWLAQQPGEGRLDPANLSILQHSISQVFKNHPGAIVLLEGVEYLIANNTFDNVLKMLFAIEDEVVIHGGLLILTIDPEVLTQRNLAIFLRDFHVMEPE